From the Prunus dulcis chromosome 4, ALMONDv2, whole genome shotgun sequence genome, one window contains:
- the LOC117625612 gene encoding uncharacterized protein LOC117625612, whose protein sequence is MGVLKLGFEPLNEEGNMVGEMKLMIAEEQKFQGKALSLSHTKTAITTIKEKFTEQQLQMFEQSCFGHLLGIEDLKWTSPIVHGLLLRKADPKTVSQLNGIKFIVGKKVIQFTAQQFCIVTGLRFGNLPFIPIPTNENCSLKRKYFANDKAVNLLELEKAFLECDDVDDVFKLGFLYFAVFVLLGSEKHVHIDMRYLKLAEDLEEFGKYPWGAVSYAKTNASLLRALCADYQRVKTKRVPPQRFSYALQIWAYEVFPALAALHLVVHEENAHIPRLLHWRSNSSPRFYELMSQVFENREVDVQLLRPSVMDKQQPYWTWGDSADDSEELVDLLGDDAEQQTGTSASVEEKEKDIDDTANLPSSSKGTVASRELRTLKRDFQRTKDELAKVSLSNRALCDRVHQLEDKVRKESMKAEKEFEKNTKCVEDFRNTLASMEHYFKLEIEQLKKQNGGVNEAAEGHEDLGSPHMNEGGNNDLSPLHAYVSPPTEPAVMETQVPGDGAEPSAAMVVEEAKMAASVPHSEVHEVADPAESDELPTPEDVAGCDEICQRVMKLLEDWKITKSMPSGGLMNPPSLPTVTMAGDEEGSSSVEKKRSGR, encoded by the exons ATGGGTGTGTTGAAACTTGGCTTTGAGCCATTAAATGAGGAG GGAAATATGGTTGGTGAAATGAAGTTGATGATTGCGGAGGAACAAAAATTCCAAGGGAAAGCATTGTCGTTATCCCATACGAAGACGGCAATCACTACGATCAAGGAGAAATTCACTGAACAACAGCTGCAAATGTTTGAACagagttgttttggtcatctcCTAGGGATTGAGGACCTCAAGTGGACTTCTCCGATTGTCCACGGGTTGCTGCTCAGGAAAGCTGATCCCAAGACAGTTTCCCAACTGAACGGGATCAAATTCATTGTTGGCAAGAAGGTCATCCAATTCACGGCGCAGCAATTTTGCATCGTGACAGGGCTAAGGTTTGGAAACCTTCCCTTTATTCCGATTCCCACGAATGAGAACTGCTCATTGAAACGGAAGTACTTTGCCAACGATAAAGCTGTGAACCTGTTGGAATTAGAAAAGGCCTTCCTCGAATGCGATGATGTGGACGATGTATTCAAGCTTGGATTCTTATACTTTGCTGTCTTTGTGCTGTTGGGCAGCGAAAAACATGTCCACATTGACATGCGATATTTGAAGTTGGCGGAAGACCTTGAAGAGTTTGGGAAGTATCCATGGGGTGCTGTGTCTTATGCGAAGACAAATGCGTCACTGCTGAGGGCACTTTGTGCAGATTACCAGCGAGTGAAA ACCAAGAGAGTACCACCTCAAAGGTTTTCCTATGCACTTCAG ATTTGGGCGTATGAGGTGTTTCCAGCGTTGGCTGCACTACATTTGGTGGTGCACGAAGAAAATGCGCACATCCCTCGTTTACTACATTGGAGGAGCAATAGTTCGCCGCGTTTTTATGAGCTAATGAGCCAAGTATTCGAGAACCGTGAG GTTGATGTGCAGCTTCTCCGGCCATCTGTGATGGACAAGCAGCAGCCGTATTGGACTTGGGGTGACAGTGCTGACGACAGTGAAGAACTTGTTGACTTGTTGGGCGATGACGCTGAACAACAAACCGGCACTTCTGCCTctgtagaagaaaaagagaaggacaTTGACGATACTGCAAACCTTCCGTCGTCTTCTAAG GGTACAGTCGCGTCCAGAGAGTTACGCACTTTGAAGCGTGACTTTCAAAGGACAAAGGATGAATTGGCCAAAGTTTCCCTATCAAATCGAGCACTTTGCGACAGAGTGCATCAGTTGGAAGACAAGGTACGGAAGGAGTCAATGAAAGCTGAAAAAGAGTtcgaaaaaaatacaaagtgtGTGGAGGATTTCCGCAACACCCTGGCTTCAATGGAGCATTATTTTAAGTTGGAGATAGAGCagctgaaaaaacaaaatggtggGGTGAATGAAGCTGCGGAAGGACATGAGGACCTCGGTAGTCCTCATATGAATGAAGGAGGCAACAATGACTTGTCGCCATTACATGCCTATGTAAGTCCGCCGACAGAACCGGCAGTAATGGAAACACAAGTCCCCGGTGATGGAGCCGAACCTTCCGCAGCCATGGTAGTTGAAGAGGCAAAAATGGCCGCTTCAGTTCCTCACTCAGAAGTGCATGAAGTAGCTGACCCGGCAGAATCCGATGAGCTGCCTACCCCGGAAGATGTTGCTGGGTGTGACGAAATCTGCCAAAGAGTCATGAAGCTGTTAGAAGATTGGAAAATCACTAAGAGTATGCCATCGGGAGGTTTGATGAATCCTCCAAGTCTACCCACAGTTACTATGGCTGGTGATGAAGAAGGTAGTTcaagtgttgaaaaaaaaagaagtggaagGTAA